The Pectinophora gossypiella chromosome 10, ilPecGoss1.1, whole genome shotgun sequence genome contains a region encoding:
- the LOC126370393 gene encoding nuclear ubiquitous casein and cyclin-dependent kinase substrate 1-like: MYSFWRALVISLVSNKSSVSEVKIHFKIQEPVKKQHFLAILLLYLEIVLVVTVLAYPVPEDDKTFNLKIGFDLTHGENGAPSLRIRDFEESREYNPRAGDDKKKGGDSKDKSGPHAKPSVRADSGSESGDNKEENESPKAADKKASSEESKSAESKSPPPKASGGSDDDVDDEDDSDVDTKHSTRGLGAAEYEPEGTYKQQGANNRS; encoded by the exons ATGTATTCATTCTGGAGAGCACTGGTCATATCATTAGTTTCCAACAAGAGTAGCGTCTCAGAAGTCAAGATCCATTTTAAAATCCAAGAACCAGTTAAGAAACAACATTTTTTGGCAATTTTACTTCTGTACCTAGAAATT GTTTTAGTAGTCACCGTGCTCGCATATCCAGTCCCAGAGGACGACAAAACTT TCAATTTGAAGATAGGTTTTGATTTAACACATGGGGAAAATGGCGCACCGTCACTGAGAATACGAGACTTTGAAG AATCACGAGAATACAATCCAAGGGCAGGAGATGACAAAAAGAAAGGGGGAGATAGTAAAGATAAATCTGGTCCGCACGCCAAACCTTCTGTAAGAGCTGATTCGGGAAGTGAAAGTGGTGACAACAAGGAAGAAAATGAAAGTCCTAAAGCCGCAGACAAAAAG GCTTCGAGTGAGGAGTCCAAGTCTGCTGAATCCAAGTCTCCGCCACCTAAGGCCAGTGGAGGGTCTGATGACGACGTTGACGACGAAGACg atTCCGATGTAGACACCAAGCACAGTACCAGAGGCCTTGGAGCTGCTGAATACGAACCCGAAG GTACTTACAAGCAACAAGGAGCAAATAACAGGAGCTAG